The sequence gttcagcttcatgtaaatcaagattacatgtcttcaaagcccaaaatgctttgtgttcaatttctactggaagatgacatgttttttcgTAAACgactctaaaaggtgtggttccaattggagttttgtaggctgttctaaaagcccagagtgcatcctccaatttcatggaccattccttcggatttgatcctacggttttctctggaatacgttttaaagctcggttgatattttcaactagtccacttgtttgtggatgataagcggttgagattttatgagttactccatatcttttgagaactttctcaagttgattattacagaaatgagtaccccgatcacttattaaagctttcggtgttccaaacctagcaaaaagacgttttaaaaagttaactacaactcgtgcatcgttagttgggagagcttgtgcttccgcccatttagatacataatcaatggcaacgagaatgtagagattattatgagattttggaaatggacccataaattcaataccccaaatgtcaaatacttcacatacttgaatgacattttgtggcatttcatcacgttgacttatttttccggccctttgacaagcatcacatgatttgcaaagaaggtgtgtgtctttgaaaattgtaggccaatagaatccagcatcgtaaacttttcttgctgtgagctgaggcccataatgccccctgttggtcctgtgtgacaatggtttaagatttgactagcttcatctccgaatacacatcggcgtattattccatcgggataacttttaaacaaatgtggatcttcccagaaatagtgttttaaatcactaaagaatttctttcgtttttggtatgacaatcctttttcaaggaatccacatactaagtagtttgcataatctacaaaccatggaattttattataatctatcttcaatagatattcatcaggaaagttgtcttgtatggccaattcatttagaacttctaattcaggattttcaagacgagaaagatgatcagtggcgagattttctgctccctttttatctcggatttcaatatcgaactcttgtaagagtaaaatccaacggattaatcttggtttggcatcttgtttcgaaaataggtatctaagagcagaatggtcggtatagaccaccattttagctagaacgagatatgaacgaaatttgtcaaaagcaaagacaatagcaaggagttctttttcagtagttgtgtaattcgtttatgctccttgtaacgtcttactagcataatatataggttgaaatcgtttttcaatcctttgtcctaaaatggctcccattgcaaaatcactcgcatcgcacatgagttcaaacggtagattccaatttggagttattataatcggcgcattagtgagtttttctttaagaatattaaaagatttgatgcattcatctgaaaagatgaatggagcatccttttctaggagtttattcataggagtggcaattttagaaaaatcttttatgaaacgtcggtaaaaaccggcatgccctagaaaactcctaactcctctaacattggtgggatgtggaagtttaaaaattacatctactttagctctatccacttcaattccttcctttgaaattttatgaccaagaacgatgccttctttaaccatgaaatggcatttctcccaattaagtactagatttgattgttcacatctaataagcattcgttcaagattaactagacatgattcaaatgtatcaccgaagactgaaaagtcatccatgaaaacttccatgcattcttctatcatgtcgtgaaaaatcgccatcatgcacctttgaaaggttgcaggggcattgcaaagtccaaatggcatgcgtttgtaagcaaaagtaccataagggcacgtgaatgtggttttctcttgattctcgggtgctattgaaatttgaaaatatccggaaaaaccatcaagaaaacaatagtaactatttccggctaatctttccaacatttgatcaatgaaaggtaagggaaagtgatcttttctggtggcgtcatttaattttctataatcaatacaaacacgccatcctgttacagtcctagtaggaataagctcatttttttcatttgtgatgacagtcatgccacccttcttaggtacacattgaactgggcttacccatggactatcagagattggataaattaaacctgcatcaagcagtttaataatttctttcttaacaacatcttgcatattcggatttagtcttcgttggcgttgcacatacgttttatgaccttcttccataaggattttatgtgtgcaatacgaaggacttattcccttaatatcatgaatcttccatgcaatagctggtttatgagcttttagcacagaaatgagttgtgatttttcattttttcagtaagagaagacgatattattacaggtaattcagatttaccatgtaaataaacatattccaaatggtttggaagtgcctttaactctaatgtcggtggttcttctatcgatgatttatatcgatatctgtcttcttcttttagcatttgaatttcttctgttgttggttcatatccattaaccataagtgtagctaacatttcagcttcatcaattggttcagttcattctcctaacgaacattctcctgttccttgtaattctggaaattcttctaataattctgcatgtgaatctatggtttgaatataataacatgtatcatctgcagattgcggttcttGCATGcctttatcaacagaaaaggtaacactctcgtcctctatacttagggtcagtttcttaccaaacacgtctattattgctttagccgtatttaagaatggtcttcctaatatgagaggaactcgagaatcttcttccatgtccagaataacaaaatctactggaaatactaaagtaccaactttaactagcatgttctccattatccctctaagatattttactaatcgatcgactagttgtatacttattcgtgttggtttcaattctccaaggtctagtttagcgtatagtgaatacggcattaaatttatactagcacctaagtctgccaatgcttctattgaactaagactacccagaaaatatggaattgtgaaacttcctggatctgataatttttctggtattttattcaacagcactgcagaacaattagcattcatagtaacagccgagagttcttccattttctttccatttatgattagatctttcaagaatttggcatatctaggcattcctgatattacatcaatgaaaggaagattaacatttatctgtttaaacatatccaagaatttggattgttcggcttcaagtctttcttttctcattttactcgggtaaggaagtggtggttggtatggtttaacataaggtttagccttaactgtgttatcttcattaaccttttcaactaccggttctgtttccttatcttgctcaggttgtgattcttgtggagtaggaatagagtcatcagaaattacaggcatttcaggtggtttaagtgtaataccacttcttgtggtaatggctttagcggtttcattccgggggttagcatttgtatcactaggtagacttcccggttttctttcacctatcaaccttgctagattgctcacttcttgttccaaattttgaatagaagcttgctgatttctaaatgcttgagcattttgttcattcgtttgtttctgagatgtgaaaaactgcgtttgagattcaactagcttcgacatcatatcttctaaatttggctttttatcatcggtttgtggtggtttattttgaaaaataggtctttgctggttgtaagtattattggatacttgctgattactaggaccttgttggttgttgtatggaacatttcggttatagttctggttttgattgtagattggtcttggaggttgataattattctgataattatttccaggcctttggtttatgtataaaacattctctctttgttccattgttagttcaatactgagacaatcttttgtcaaatgtggtcctccacactgctcacaactaattcgtattgagtggatatccttagtcatcttttccattcgtctctcaacagcatctatctttgcggaaatggaatctaagtcatggctagaatcggctctagctgctttagatgatctaacgatatctttttcttggtgccactcatgtgagtgggaagcagtgttatcaataattttgtaagcgtcagttgcggttttcttcataatggaaccaccagctgctatatctatgtctttccttgtagtgatgtcgcatccttggtagaatatttgtactatttgacaagtgtctaaaccatgttgctgacatcctctcaataactttccaaatcttgtccatgcttcatataaagtttcatttggcttttgcgtgaacgtaacaatttctccttgaagtcttacggctttagatgcaggaaagaattgtttaagaaatttttcaactaaaacgtcccatgtatcaatcgccccttcaggtaacgattctaaccaatctttggcttctccctttaaagtccagggaaataacatgagatatatctgttcatcctcaacttctcgtattttaaatagagtacagatcctattaaaggtacgaagatgttcatttggatcttccttcggcgcaccactaaattggcattgattagttaccatgtgtagaatttgtcctttgattttataatctggcgcattaatgtcaggttgagtaattgcgtgaccttggccagtgcgtttagctctcattcagtctttcatacttagaggatccagattttccatgattgaatttattgaatctgaatcactagagtattcttatttaatgggttgttcctcgacaatttctgtttgaatgattggtggttccggaggaaagattagtggttcaggatctctgaattgtccctgaatatcctccggattcttaattgtgaggtcgggttcaaaaaatgaattatcggaaatttgaattggagtacttggtcgactggatgacgattctaaagaaaaatcaacggcgacaatattggctagatgtcttgatcgagttacaggtggtgaacgtacgaaaggtggtgaacgttttgctcggtgcattcactgaatatcctattagttataaaagataaaaaaattatataagttatcaaaataatagacttttctgcgtttgcccacgtttcgaatagccaatagatgcaacagggagccagaaccctttaaatcggaagctcacaactcagccactaacaaatccaactattactacgaaacagaaaatttggatgtctatcaatttaaccacttaaaataatttttcgttgaaatttaaagaaattttagatcagaaatagaaaaaaaattctaagtcctaaaaactagagcggcgaaaaataagaaagaaaaagagcgcgtcgaaaaaacgtcgaaaaataaaaggtcgaaaaataataggcgtcgaaaaataaaaataagaaagtagcgcgtcgaaacttaaaaaggaactaaaaactaagaattaaaagttacgtctaaaaatattaaagcttagaggaaattctatatccaaaacggcaaaaacttaaaaaatgtaaaatcttaaaacggcgtcgcaaaattctaaagcacctaaatcttagtctaaagaaaaagcacttaagggattttacggcaaagcctaaaaatctagaagtaaaaataactatagcaaaaactatgacttaaaattaaatacgaattaaaaatacaaatattacgctaaaacaaataaaaagatacaaaatataaaaataaacttaaagttgtaaaaagtacaatttttataaaaatattattttaatattatttattttataaaactattaattttatatattaataaaactaaattaaacttaaaatacaaattaataataaaaactaaactaattaattaaaaactaaaccctaattagggttttaataataataataataataatatactccgtaattaatgcgaaattaggtcaAAGATGGCGTGTCAGAACCTGTCATGAGGTCGCATGAGTATTTGCCTATggatccatgcgattgcatggcccaaatattcaggttacaaattgggctgctacagtgtagcccgattcttttacttattttttttttatttttttctatttttctattttttatttatacaaaatatatataaaaattaaataaaaacttaatttttaaataaaaataaaaactttataattttataattttaacaaactattaaaaatatataatttttgtttttcttttctttttatatttttgtatttttaatttttaaaacgtatatttttataaaaagaactaaataaaaatctttttttatagcgttgcgctttcagcgttttagtgtccccggcagcggcgccaaaaatacttgatgtgtgcaaggtggtgtacaaaatagttatatttttactacaaaatactattaaatacgatacaattttacacaagatatttatttatttatagaatggatatacctaaaccttgctacaacacgcagtgtacctaatcgtacagtagtgtagtttttagtaagtccggttcgtcctcaGGGAACtctccaagtttaacgctatatttttttaacttataattgtaaaaatacaaaaatatatataagtagtattattattataaaaggggatttttaccatttaatgaccggtttgtcgattttaaaacttaagtcgcagttaaaacctaatgtaaaatattaaaaataaatataacttaatttaaagcgtaaagtaaatgacaataattaaaatgcgataaataaaataacggtaaataaaattgcgataatcaaaagtgcaataaaatatgaaataaaggaacttaaatatgaaataaaggaattatgcttatttaaacttccgtaatcatgatgtttgacgtgttgtttttagtttagtaccatgggttaattgttctttgtcctgaattattcgatatgtccatacgaatttgtccataatagtccatcagtcataaatataaagtgcgagagtcttcatcaaattatccttatacccgaagtcaaatattccaaataattggggattcgaattgtaacaaggtcttaatactttgtttaatgaatacaccaggttatcgattgcgtgtagtccaaggttttactactatgttaacaattacaccaattacccttgaatgtaatccacccctgtttcaacaagtctattaactattaatccagttccgtgtccggtaaaatgaacaattattggtatttatagatatcccgcccaccgtccccagtcaagcgtatgtggttatatataaatacgtcaaattaacgaggtatcatttagttaatataaagcccattaatagcccatagtctaatttccacaagtgtcgttcttttatccaaaccccaattatggtccaaaacccaattacccaattttaatatttagtccaacatcacgattacttcggcattaaataagcataataataacttagctacaagacattaatttaaaaaggttgaacataacttacaatgattaaaaatagcgtagcgttacacggacagaatttcgacttacacccttacaacattcgctaacatacccttattattagaatttaaaattaaaattaaaataaaaatataatatatatatatatatatatatatatatatatatatatatatatatatatatatatatatattatacgagtgagatagagaggtAGATGGATGTttaatcgatcaccaaactgcgaatttatagggatgtggcctgacttttagggtcatgcgaccgcatggaaatccttcttcaaagccatgcgatcgcatggccaactgggacagctcaactttggttgttttcttcttgccgacggtttatataataatataatatatatatataattttaagaattaattatatattatattatattcatgtgcatagttgacttgtaatttttagttcgttgtgtcgagcgttgagagttgactctggtcccggttccgaattttcgaacgtccttgcgtacaatttaatatcttgtattttgcattttgcgacttgtactcttgtaattttgagacgtttcttatcaataatttgaaccactttgattgtactttgtacttttgagttttttggtcgtttgcgtctttaattcgtcgaatctgtcttttgtcttcaccttttattatttaaacgaatatcacttgtaaatagaacaattgcaactaaaagcttgtctttcttgagggataatgctatgaaataaatgttcgtttttagcattatcagttgtatTGTGTTAatgatttaatattattaaaaatattatattatgGAGTTTTTTAAATGTACAATCTTTgaagtagtgaaaataataattagtgaaaataataattaaaatatataaaataatataaaataattatgcaaataaaatatataaaataattgaattagtgaaaataataattaaaatatataaactaaattaCAATCTTTgaataacagaaaaaaaaaatccaaatctGGAGTTACAAAGGCCGGATTGTATTAAATTCACCTAACTTTGTCATTTATTGCGTCTATATGCCATTCCTGTTTCACCTGAACCAAAATTGTGCCATGTGTCAAACCCGGAGTTCCAAACTCCGGATTCTGCTGAATAAAATCGAACTTCAATACTTCGGTTTCAAAATGCAGACGAACCACCACTACAATTCACAATTTTCTGTACGCAATTCTCTCTAAATATTCACATATAATGGCTTTTATTCAAGCGAGATCAATCCCCGTTGATGAAAGTCTTCTATATTTACAATCTCAACGCGTTCATAGGTCTTATGCAATTTTTTCGGGGGCGATTAAGCCGGATGAGGTTATCAAACCTAGAAGATGTGATCAGACATTTTGGGGTCATATTAGTCGCCTAAATGGGGAAAGAAttgataatcgggtcttacaatatTTGAATTTAAAGGGTTTAGGTCTCGTGTGCAAACTGGGACAACAAAGAGTGGATCACGCTCTCATCACAGCTTTGGTTGAACGATGGCGTCCGGAAACGCATACTTTCCACTTTCGTTTCGGTAAAAAAATCCCttatattgtatatgtatattttgtaatcttatttattaaaaatttgtattattgtatatgtataaattatatatatatagataaattagTTAgtgaacatatgtatatatatagataatcttatttatatatatatagataatcttTTGTTTATATAGATAATCTTATTATTTATAAACATATTatttataaacatatacatatgtcAATTAGGGGAAGCAACTATAACGTTACAGGATGTACAAATTATGTGGGGTTTACTTACTGACGGTGAGGTTGTATCCGGAACGTGGTTCAAATTTCCCGATCAGCAATGGGTCGGATTAGTTAGTGAACATTTAGGGATTACTCCTCAAAATATTGGTGAAAGGGGTATAGAGAAAGGAAAAATTAGGATTTCAACTTTAATAGAAGAGTTGGATAGGGACCTTGTAGACAATATAGTGGGTCACTAACAATGAGCACGCGTATACATGTTAGCTATGATGGGTGGCTTGCTATTTTCGGACTCGAGTTCCCATGATGTACCGTTGAGCTACATATATCACTTGCTTGACCTTAGTCCGGCCACACCGCGTCTTAGTTGGGGTAGTGCGGTTCTCGCACATGTTTATAGAAATTTGTGTCATACTGCTCAAGTTCCTAACGCTAAGGGCATAAATGGTGCGATGCTTTTAGTACAACATTGGGCGTATGCAAGAATTCCAACACTCGCACCTCAACTAGTTTCAGATATACGTATTAAACTGGTACACCCGGAAGGGGTGGGCATTCGTAAACCGTATGGTGCCAGGTATAATATTTTTATTTGATTGTAATTGTTTGCgttattataaaatatattatttttacataattggtatatattatttttacttaaTGGGTATGTAGGTGGCATGGTAAACGGATACACTCCAATTTGCCCGCACATGTTCTGGTAACGTGTCGCGCAGCACTTACCGCTTTAACCGAGGAACACGTAAACCCTTTTACATTAATGAGGACATATATAgatattttgataacattttattAATGTCTGATTATGTTATGTTATTGTAGTTTGATTGGCTTCCATATGCAACATTCTATCTCGATCGACTTCCCCCTCAGTGTACAGCTGACAAAGGCTTGTGGGCATATCGTGGCCCTATTATTTTTTGGGCTGATATTGAGATGCATCTTCCGAATAGAGTATGTAGACAGTACGGGTGGATACAATATGTTCCCGATAATGACGGACTGTAGAATGCGGCTGATCATGAAAGGATACACAACACAAGCCTACATTCCAAAGCGGGAGTTAATTTGTTAACAAATGAACACAAGCTACGTACATCCAGAAATGGAGGAACCGAAGTAACACGGTTCATGTGGGTGTGGACGGCTTGGGCACGTCTGCTGATTACTTTAGTTGGTACTATGCGCGCACAGTTGTGCACATTATAGACCCGGGAAACGTTTATCCCCCCAACACATATCCTAATTGGGCAGGAACTACTAGTATCCTTGTAAGTAACAgtgttgttattttttttatttttataacatgTACCATAGTTTAAATAATTACCTTTAAACTAATATTTATTTACTTTTAACAAATATGCAGCAGGAGGGGCTTCATATGGTGCGTGAGGTGGCTTCAACTCAGATGCGGCCGGATAGTCAACCGAACCCGCAACCATTTTATGATTTACCGGGTCAAGTGATGGGCTACGCGCATCATATGCCACATGGTCAATTTAACTACTATCCTACACAGTCCTTCAATTTTCCGCCGAACTATTACTATGACCCGTCTCAATATAGTCGTCCACAAACTCAGTATACCCCGGGGACCCAGTATACATCAGATCATAACACTCAGTATGTCCCACGTCCCGAGTATAGTACTCATCAAACGGACCATGGCCAATCATCCATGTTTGGGGATTTGTCTACGGACGAGTACAATGTGAGTCTCCTGGATATTAGTACCCCTCATCACAGTCCACACCGTATGATGCACCCTCCACAAAATTCATACGTAAACGATCCTATACGTATGCAGGATCTAGGTAGTACATCACAAACGAGTCAGAATGAGGATATAACTAATGAGGATATACCTGGAGTTCAACCACTCAGGAGGAGTGAGAGGGTTATACGAGATGTGGATTGTGGAACCGGTGGTCATAGAAATTACCGACAACCCCCGAGACGTAACCGTTGAATGGTTGTATACCATTAGTTGTAACCGTATTGTGTTCTTTTTTATATAAAAAGTGATGCAACCGTATTTATTTGTGCATTCCATTAAAAATTGTGTGCATCTTTTTTAATTAACTGATAatgacattgataataataataataataataataacaataataataataaaaatcactaCTAAATTCATGCATTACAACTTATTTTATGCATTATAATATTCACCATTAATATCATATACCCTACTGAATTCAAGGGCGTCTTCAAAAACGCCATATAAAACATACAACTCGATTTTTTCAGAAAGTATACAAGCTTTCCCTAGTAATGCATACCAATCATCATCAGACAAAATTGTTTCAGGTTCGACAATTCCTTATTTGTAATAGTAAATGTCCATTGAACGGGGATTTTCCGGTAACTTTTCTCGAATGAACTCGTTCAACTTCTGCAGATCaaacccacaaacatcaacattatTAAATGTAGTTTTCTCGCCTCCTTCAAATTTTGTTTCATCAGCAAAATCGCAGCCATAATATACATCAATTGAAACGTACTTCGGATCTATGTTTTACTTATGATTATGCAACATGCAACCTGCCCTTTTATAACCATAAAGTATACCGGGGTTATAAACGCCGGTTTCAAAAACCAGATTTGCCAATGCCGATTTTACTTTTCTTGCAGCTTTTACTGTTCTTGCAGATATTACTGTTAAACATCTTTAACTTAAACCGGAAATCCAAAGGCCGGTTTACATTATTATGTTTTGTTTACATGTATTGGAATCTCGTCAATCGTTTATGTTAGTTATGTTATCTTTGATGACTTCGGTGTTATTTTATGTGTAATGATTGGTGTGCGTGATAATAAACTAGTTTCACTATTATT comes from Rutidosis leptorrhynchoides isolate AG116_Rl617_1_P2 chromosome 4, CSIRO_AGI_Rlap_v1, whole genome shotgun sequence and encodes:
- the LOC139840412 gene encoding serine/threonine-protein phosphatase 7 long form homolog; translated protein: MAFIQARSIPVDESLLYLQSQRVHRSYAIFSGAIKPDEVIKPRRCDQTFWGHISRLNGERIDNRVLQYLNLKGLGLVCKLGQQRVDHALITALVERWRPETHTFHFRFGEATITLQDVQIMWGLLTDGEVVSGTWFKFPDQQWVGLVSEHLGITPQNIGERGIEKGKIRISTLIEELDRDLVDNIVGH